From the genome of Psychrilyobacter atlanticus DSM 19335, one region includes:
- a CDS encoding MBL fold metallo-hydrolase, with product MKKFVDVSKSVKWVGVVDQDITKFHGEELDIPHGTSFNSYLIRDEKIVLVDTVMEKFSTQWIEQLKEEIDLSTIDYIVMNHNEPDHSGSLSALMKEIPNTPIYCTDKGVEIIKAYHKIDAEFRTVKTGDILDLGEKKLTFVEMKMLHWPDSMASYLSGDNILFSNDAFGQHYGANGLFNDECDQDILSYEALKYYACILTPFSPLIKRKIDEILSLNLTIDQICTSHGVIWRKDPLQIVEKYMKWCDNYKEDQILITYDTMWETTKKMAESIADGIRSISPSTNILLINSAKHTESEILTEIFKSKAVLFGSPTINNRILPSMAALLEAVKGLNFKDKNVAAFGSYGWNAKNLDIINENLNFTSLKLVNEGIKVNWNLNHESKELCYKFGQEFASNLAD from the coding sequence ATGAAAAAATTTGTTGATGTCAGTAAAAGTGTCAAGTGGGTTGGAGTCGTTGATCAAGATATTACTAAGTTTCACGGGGAGGAATTAGATATCCCCCATGGAACCTCTTTTAATTCCTACCTAATAAGGGATGAAAAAATAGTTTTAGTAGATACTGTAATGGAAAAGTTTAGCACCCAATGGATCGAGCAGTTGAAAGAAGAGATTGATTTAAGTACCATTGATTATATAGTTATGAATCATAATGAACCTGATCACAGTGGTTCTTTAAGTGCACTGATGAAAGAGATTCCTAATACACCTATCTATTGTACAGATAAGGGTGTAGAGATTATAAAGGCCTACCACAAGATAGATGCTGAATTCAGAACGGTTAAGACTGGGGACATTTTGGACTTAGGGGAGAAAAAATTAACATTTGTTGAGATGAAGATGTTACACTGGCCGGATTCAATGGCATCTTATCTAAGTGGAGATAATATACTTTTTAGTAATGATGCTTTCGGACAGCACTATGGAGCTAACGGATTATTTAATGATGAGTGTGATCAGGATATCTTAAGCTATGAAGCATTAAAATATTATGCCTGCATCCTGACACCATTTAGTCCTTTAATCAAAAGAAAAATTGATGAAATATTAAGCTTGAACTTAACAATTGATCAAATCTGTACTTCACACGGTGTAATTTGGAGAAAAGATCCCCTTCAAATCGTAGAAAAATATATGAAGTGGTGTGATAACTATAAAGAGGATCAGATATTAATTACCTATGATACCATGTGGGAAACCACTAAAAAGATGGCAGAATCTATAGCTGATGGGATTAGAAGTATTTCCCCTTCTACAAATATTTTATTGATCAACAGTGCCAAACATACTGAAAGTGAGATCCTGACAGAAATATTCAAATCTAAAGCTGTCTTATTCGGATCACCTACTATCAACAACAGAATACTGCCATCAATGGCTGCCTTATTAGAAGCTGTAAAAGGTCTGAACTTTAAGGATAAAAATGTCGCAGCCTTTGGAAGTTACGGCTGGAATGCAAAAAACTTAGATATTATCAATGAAAATTTAAATTTCACCTCTTTAAAATTAGTCAATGAAGGAATAAAAGTTAATTGGAATTTAAACCATGAAAGTAAGGAACTCTGCTATAAATTCGGACAGGAATTTGCTTCAAATTTAGCAGATTAA